In one window of Paenibacillus sp. DNA:
- a CDS encoding CoA-binding protein — MPFENPSREQIKSILEQAGVIAVVGLTNNPDRPAYEVSEAMLHRGYRIIPVNPKGEDVLGQKGYASLADIPEPIDIVNVFRRAEHTPPIAADAVAVKAKTLWLQLGIASEEAARIASEGGMTVIMDRCIKVEDAILRPNRNQA, encoded by the coding sequence ATGCCTTTCGAAAATCCGAGCAGAGAACAGATCAAATCGATTTTGGAGCAAGCGGGAGTTATCGCCGTCGTCGGGCTGACGAACAATCCCGACCGCCCCGCGTACGAAGTATCCGAGGCGATGCTGCACCGCGGGTACCGGATTATCCCGGTCAACCCGAAGGGCGAAGACGTGCTCGGGCAGAAGGGCTACGCGTCGCTGGCCGACATTCCGGAGCCGATCGACATCGTGAACGTGTTCCGCCGCGCCGAGCATACGCCGCCCATCGCCGCCGATGCGGTCGCCGTCAAGGCGAAAACGCTCTGGCTCCAGCTCGGCATCGCCAGCGAGGAAGCGGCGCGCATCGCCTCCGAAGGCGGCATGACGGTCATCATGGATCGATGCATTAAGGTCGAAGACGCCATTCTCCGCCCGAACCGAAATCAGGCATAA